A single region of the Drosophila miranda strain MSH22 chromosome 2, D.miranda_PacBio2.1, whole genome shotgun sequence genome encodes:
- the LOC108155727 gene encoding telomere length regulation protein TEL2 homolog isoform X1 has translation MVDKFISMWKVRELADKVTNVVMNYTETEGKVREATNDDPWGPTGPLMQELAYATFSYETFPEVMSMLWKRMLQDNKTNWRRTYKSLLLLNYLVRNGSERVVTSSREHIYDLRSLENYTFTDEGGKDQGINVRHKVRELIDFIQDDDRLREERKKAKKNKDKYIGMSSDAMGMRGSSGYSGYSGGGGGGGGGSGGYNDGDWRTNRGDNWYSDKSAGDRYEDEDTHYDGEREGSDSDSPSPRRNYRYNDRASPAEVATETSKAPNLNMNIRTAKTVVSSPVTKQPGSASASSGAAKPAPSQKKIDLGAAATFGKQPPSSAAGIHSPTHRDTPTSLDLMGGGSPSSSRSNIQNNNTQSNNDLLDDLFKTCATTPEKTLNSAAVIVNDDDDFNPRAPEAGQQEFGDFASAFGGSSSAPVSEPPSTGILPAASNDEFADFAAFQGSTTSTSALDGNLLKTATPANDSFDLFNAASPPAAAAATGGTATDLLAGLGDLSIHQSMPMAAAVEMQLVATNQQSLPLPPPPEWVHQALTRAVKDLHDLGQVESTSDAALVAATLQKLHTLNALPGYATPELLVGLDRQAFDWTALVANGEYSALLSQLVGLFSPDWPEPTRDLDVLNVLRMDHSFPYTQVAFETLHRQLDRLPGTISSLFGALLQDEGLLSISLLHISRQRAVLMQRFARTIKVMPERLVEEHDAQVRQFIQLIIGLPSEVANRLGRQLPAMYAPARYGHLLLRQWLRSLHFVLQCEDSSEYFDLSPYSWLLSQLVNHFHDAATLEELLLVLKDYAVAPSGRRVVESILLELEPAACLKVAQSALSAQLNLYVLLGPAALDVAPHWRHCLLQKLPLQRTPSENKQLFPLVSYLHAVAPAELQVLFNQLLGIWSKRISLQKLSGQEHLAISKLLVLSGKCLCKGLEVGLDSKRQLHDGLSHHLESPDALQRHVGMKTVELLFNFMEQPDCKDEDRLRFNYDFMRETPQWHIFEEFDELALFECPRKTELDERPSPEHVKQLESHLRQFMGSLEEERTVQIPIEPKDKPSVIKENLKMQLDSDDEPPLDSDDDDDLKPYDMSNDISATIEQRPKFLLDLLQLLRSRCENYQVFEGALGTAEQLIRGQLARHDAKLALDLIRLFITLEMQFYFEDFERTQFNCCVAICVAHPGPCAEYLCRQFHTDNSCYAANVRILILQVLAAAAKEISGDNHQTDESVSLDIVSPAAKQPRKFQLQHEEDSPAVRLAAAQRIIRERLRAKTRRYFSKPKTLVGQQQERTNPYHPVAGTFFFSLVRGQRTRQMLYVKYEDIAHNIDTQLLVNLLHTLSVLVMCSQNCTLLPMMTGEIFDLCAFVRFNAEARVRAATLQLIGIALVTTPGQVLTQHFAESLIELERWLEDFVRFPLVGGETSEECRDLAQQILSTCYKLFDTAAMEQAS, from the exons ATGGTTGATAAATTTATAAGCATGTGGAAAGTGCGCGAATTGGCGGACAAAGT CACCAATGTCGTGATGAACTACACCGAGACGGAGGGAAAGGTGCGGGAGGCCACCAACGACGATCCCTGGGGACCCACGGGGCCGCTCATGCAGGAGCTGGCCTACGCCACCTTCTCCTACGAGACGTTCCCGGAAGTCATGTCTATGCTGTGGAAGCGCATGCTGCAGGATAACAAGACAAACTGGCGACGAACCTACAAG AGTCTTCTCCTGCTTAACTATTTGGTGCGCAATGGGTCGGAGCGCGTGGTGACATCATCGCGGGAGCACATCTACGATCTGCGCTCGTTGGAGAACTACACTTTCACCGACGAGGGCGGCAAAGATCAGGGTATTAATGTTAGGCATAAGGTACGAGAGCTTATAGACTTCATTCAGGATGATGATCGCTTGCGCGAGGAGCGCAAAAAGGCGAAAAAGAACAAGGACAAGTACATCGGCATGAGCAGCGATGCCATGGGCATGCGTGGCTCCAGTGGATATAGCGGCTATAGTGGaggcggtggtggtggcggcggcggaaGTGGGGGCTACAACGATGGAGACTGGCGCACAAATCGTGGCGACAATTGGT ACTCCGACAAGTCGGCCGGTGATCGGTACGAAGATGAAGATACTCATTACGATGGAGAGCGCGAGGGCTCTGACAGCGACTCCCCGAGTCCCAG GCGAAACTATCGCTACAATGATCGGGCAAGTCCCGCCGAAGTGGCCACCGAGACCAGCAAAGCGCCCAACCTCAACATGAACATCCGTACAGCCAAGACCGTCGTCAGCTCGCCAGTGACCAAGCAGCCGGGTTCGGCATCGGCTTCATCTGGTGCGGCCAAGCCGGCGCCATCGCAGAAGAAGATCGATCTGGGTGCGGCAGCCACCTTTGGCAAGCAGCCGCCGAGCAGCGCCGCTGGCATTCACTCGCCCACGCACCGCGACACACCCACCAGCCTAGATCTTATGGGCGGCGGCTcacccagcagcagccgcagcaatATCCAGAACAACAATACACAAAGCAATAACGATCTGCTGGATGATCTGTTCAAGACCTGTGCCACAACGCCAGAGAAGACTCTGAACAGCGCAGCTGTCATTGTGAACGACGATGACGACTTCAATCCGCGTGCTCCGGAAGCCGGACAACAGGAGTTTGGTGATTTTGCGTCTGCGTTTGGGGGCAGCTCATCGGCTCCCGTCAGCGAGCCGCCGTCGACGGGCATACTCCCAGCGGCCAGCAATGATGAATTTGCCGACTTTGCCGCATTCCAAGGCTCAACGACATCGACCTCGGCGCTGGATGGCAATCTGTTGAAGACAGCGACGCCAGCGAACGACTCCTTTGACTTGTTCAATGCGGCTTcgcctccagcagcagcggcagcaacagggGGAACGGCCACAGATCTTCTGGCTGGACTGGGGGATCTGTCGATACACCAAAGCATGCCCATGG cagcagctgttgaAATGCAGTTGGTAGCCACTAACCAGCAGTCGCTGCCGCTTCCCCCACCGCCGGAGTGGGTGCATCAGGCCCTCACTAGGGCTGTAAAAGATCTGCATGATCTGGGGCAGGTTGAGAGCACATCAGATGCCGCCCTGGTTGCTGCCACTCTGCAGAAACTACACACCTTGAATGCCCTCCCAGGATATGCCACGCCCGAGCTGCTGGTGGGACTCGATCGTCAGGCATTCGATTGGACTGCGCTGGTGGCCAATGGCGAGTACTCGGCTCTGCTGAGCCAGCTAGTTGGATTGTTCAGCCCGGACTGGCCAGAGCCCACGCGCGATTTGGATGTCCTCAATGTGCTGCGGATGGACCACAGCTTTCCGTATACACAGGTGGCCTTTGAGACGCTGCACAGGCAGCTGGATAGACTGCCGGGCACAATCAGCTCTCTGTTTGGAGCTCTGCTGCAGGATGAGGGTCTGCTGTCCATTAGTTTGCTGCACATCTCGCGCCAGAGGGCTGTGCTGATGCAGCGCTTCGCTCGCACTATTAAGGTGATGCCCGAGAGACTGGTGGAGGAGCACGATGCCCAGGTCAGGCAGTTCATTCAGCTGATCATTGGACTGCCGTCTGAGGTGGCCAACCGCTTGGGCCGCCAGCTGCCGGCGATGTATGCCCCCGCGCGATATGGACATCTGCTGCTACGACAGTGGCTGAGGTCCCTGCACTTTGTGCTGCAATGCGAGGACAGCTCGGAATACTTTGACTTGTCGCCGTACTCGTGGCTGCTCTCGCAGCTGGTCAACCATTTCCATGATGCCGCCACCTTGGAGGAGCTCCTGCTTGTGCTGAAGGACTATGCAGTGGCCCCCAGTGGTCGAAGAGTGGTAGAGTCCATCCTGCTTGAGCTGGAGCCTGCAGCCTGCCTAAAGGTGGCTCAGTCTGCCCTTTCGGCCCAACTCAATCTGTATGTGCTGCTCGGACCGGCTGCCCTGGATGTTGCCCCCCACTGGAGGCACTGCCTGCTGCAGAAGCTGCCCCTCCAGCGGACGCCCAGCGAAAACAAACAGCTCTTCCCACTGGTGTCCTACCTGCACGCCGTGGCTCCCGCCGAGCTGCAGGTGCTCTTCAATCAGCTGCTTGGGATCTGGTCGAAGCGCATCTCCCTGCAGAAGCTGAGCGGCCAGGAGCACTTGGCCATATCCAAGCTGCTAGTCCTCTCCGGGAAGTGCCTGTGCAAGGGACTGGAGGTGGGTCTGGACAGCAAGCGGCAGCTGCACGACGGCCTGAGCCATCATCTGGAGTCGCCGGATGCCCTGCAGCGGCACGTGGGAATGAAGACAGTGGAGCTGCTGTTCAACTTTATGGAGCAGCCTGATTGCAAGGACGAGGATCGCCTGCGCTTCAACTACGATTTCATGCGGGAGACGCCCCAATGGCACATTTTCGAGGAGTTCGATGAGTTGGCTCTGTTCGAGTGCCCCCGCAAGACGGAGTTGGACGAAAGACCCAGTCCAGAGCATGTCAAGCAATTGGAATCACATCTACGGCAATTCATGGGCAGTCTAGAGGAAGAAAGAACCGTTCAGATCCCAATAGAGCCGAAGGACAAGCCGTCGGTGATAAAAGAGAATCTCAAAATGCAGTTGGACTCGGATGATGAGCCGCCATTGGACTcggacgacgatgacgatctGAAACCGTACGACATGTCGAATGACATCTCCGCCACCATCGAGCAGCGACCCAAGTTCCTGCTGGACCTGCTGCAGCTCCTTCGCTCCAGGTGCGAGAACTATCAGGTCTTTGAAGGAGCTCTGGGCACAGCCGAACAGCTCATCCGCGGCCAGCTGGCCAGGCACGATGCCAAACTGGCCCTGGACCTCATTCGGCTGTTTATCACCCTGGAAATGCAGTTCTATTTCGAGGACTTTGAGCGCACGCAGTTCAACTGCTGCGTGGCCATCTGTGTCGCCCATCCCGGCCCCTGCGCGGAGTACTTGTGCCGACAGTTTCACACTGACAACTCCTGCTATGCGGCCAACGTGCGCATCCTGATCCTCCAGGTAttggcagcagcggccaaGGAAATTTCAGGCGACAATCACCAAACAGATGAGAGTGTATCGTTGGACATTGTATCGCCGGCTGCCAAGCAGCCGCGCAAGTTTCAACTGCAACACGAGGAAGACAGTCCAGCGGTGCGTCTGGCTGCCGCCCAGCGGATCATACGCGAGCGCCTGCGGGCAAAGACGAGGCGGTATTTCAGCAAACCCAAGACCCTAGTGGGACAGCAGCAGGAGCGGACGAACCCTTACCATCCCGTGGCCGGAACGTTCTTCTTCAGCCTGGTGCGTGGCCAGCGCACCCGCCAGATGCTGTACGTGAAGTACGAGGATATTGCGCACAACATTGATACCCAGCTGCTGGTCAATCTGTTGCACACGCTGTCCGTGCTGGTGATGTGCTCGCAGAACTGTACGCTGCTGCCGATGATGACCGGCGAGATCTTCGATCTGTGCGCCTTTGTGCGCTTCAATGCCGAGGCCCGCGTTCGAGCGGCcacgctgcagctgattggtaTTGCTCTGGTCACCACCCCCGGCCAGGTGCTGACCCAGCACTTTGCCGAATCGCTGATTGAGCTCGAGCGCTGGCTGGAGGACTTCGTACGCTTTCCCTTGGTCGGCGGCGAGACCTCGGAGGAGTGCCGCGACCTGGCCCAGCAAATACTGAGCACATGCTACAAGCTCTTCGACACAGCGGCCATGGAGCAGGCATCTTAG
- the LOC108155727 gene encoding clathrin interactor 1 isoform X2, producing MVDKFISMWKVRELADKVTNVVMNYTETEGKVREATNDDPWGPTGPLMQELAYATFSYETFPEVMSMLWKRMLQDNKTNWRRTYKSLLLLNYLVRNGSERVVTSSREHIYDLRSLENYTFTDEGGKDQGINVRHKVRELIDFIQDDDRLREERKKAKKNKDKYIGMSSDAMGMRGSSGYSGYSGGGGGGGGGSGGYNDGDWRTNRGDNWYSDKSAGDRYEDEDTHYDGEREGSDSDSPSPRRNYRYNDRASPAEVATETSKAPNLNMNIRTAKTVVSSPVTKQPGSASASSGAAKPAPSQKKIDLGAAATFGKQPPSSAAGIHSPTHRDTPTSLDLMGGGSPSSSRSNIQNNNTQSNNDLLDDLFKTCATTPEKTLNSAAVIVNDDDDFNPRAPEAGQQEFGDFASAFGGSSSAPVSEPPSTGILPAASNDEFADFAAFQGSTTSTSALDGNLLKTATPANDSFDLFNAASPPAAAAATGGTATDLLAGLGDLSIHQSMPMDNMLPPIAAVTGNNLLQPMSISNNNKTTNGGAGGAATAAASAAAQAANVGATWSGNLKAGNLNIDLDNLLMSKAGKSNAPALSMNALKTQSPAKTQVPLNIQTTGGGGFTGLSPLTSPNLFGAQQPQSNIPQNQAAFANFGAFQQQPSQNHSNNNNNNINNNGSASAFDLFQ from the exons ATGGTTGATAAATTTATAAGCATGTGGAAAGTGCGCGAATTGGCGGACAAAGT CACCAATGTCGTGATGAACTACACCGAGACGGAGGGAAAGGTGCGGGAGGCCACCAACGACGATCCCTGGGGACCCACGGGGCCGCTCATGCAGGAGCTGGCCTACGCCACCTTCTCCTACGAGACGTTCCCGGAAGTCATGTCTATGCTGTGGAAGCGCATGCTGCAGGATAACAAGACAAACTGGCGACGAACCTACAAG AGTCTTCTCCTGCTTAACTATTTGGTGCGCAATGGGTCGGAGCGCGTGGTGACATCATCGCGGGAGCACATCTACGATCTGCGCTCGTTGGAGAACTACACTTTCACCGACGAGGGCGGCAAAGATCAGGGTATTAATGTTAGGCATAAGGTACGAGAGCTTATAGACTTCATTCAGGATGATGATCGCTTGCGCGAGGAGCGCAAAAAGGCGAAAAAGAACAAGGACAAGTACATCGGCATGAGCAGCGATGCCATGGGCATGCGTGGCTCCAGTGGATATAGCGGCTATAGTGGaggcggtggtggtggcggcggcggaaGTGGGGGCTACAACGATGGAGACTGGCGCACAAATCGTGGCGACAATTGGT ACTCCGACAAGTCGGCCGGTGATCGGTACGAAGATGAAGATACTCATTACGATGGAGAGCGCGAGGGCTCTGACAGCGACTCCCCGAGTCCCAG GCGAAACTATCGCTACAATGATCGGGCAAGTCCCGCCGAAGTGGCCACCGAGACCAGCAAAGCGCCCAACCTCAACATGAACATCCGTACAGCCAAGACCGTCGTCAGCTCGCCAGTGACCAAGCAGCCGGGTTCGGCATCGGCTTCATCTGGTGCGGCCAAGCCGGCGCCATCGCAGAAGAAGATCGATCTGGGTGCGGCAGCCACCTTTGGCAAGCAGCCGCCGAGCAGCGCCGCTGGCATTCACTCGCCCACGCACCGCGACACACCCACCAGCCTAGATCTTATGGGCGGCGGCTcacccagcagcagccgcagcaatATCCAGAACAACAATACACAAAGCAATAACGATCTGCTGGATGATCTGTTCAAGACCTGTGCCACAACGCCAGAGAAGACTCTGAACAGCGCAGCTGTCATTGTGAACGACGATGACGACTTCAATCCGCGTGCTCCGGAAGCCGGACAACAGGAGTTTGGTGATTTTGCGTCTGCGTTTGGGGGCAGCTCATCGGCTCCCGTCAGCGAGCCGCCGTCGACGGGCATACTCCCAGCGGCCAGCAATGATGAATTTGCCGACTTTGCCGCATTCCAAGGCTCAACGACATCGACCTCGGCGCTGGATGGCAATCTGTTGAAGACAGCGACGCCAGCGAACGACTCCTTTGACTTGTTCAATGCGGCTTcgcctccagcagcagcggcagcaacagggGGAACGGCCACAGATCTTCTGGCTGGACTGGGGGATCTGTCGATACACCAAAGCATGCCCATGG ACAATATGTTGCCGCCCATTGCCGCCGTCACGGGCAATAATCTGCTGCAGCCCATGTCCATATCCAACAATAATAAGACCACAAACGGAGGAGCTGGGGGCGCTGCCACAGCGGCGGCCAGTGCCGCCGCCCAGGCAGCCAATGTGGGTGCCACCTGGTCGGGCAATCTGAAGGCCGGGAACCTCAACATTGATCTGGACAATCTTCTGATGAGCAAAGCGGGCAAATCCAATGCGCCCGCTCTTTCGATGAATGCATTAAAGACACAGAGTCCGGCCAAGACCCAGGTGCCGTTGAATATCCAAACGACCGGGGGCGGCGGTTTTACTGGCCTCTCGCCCCTGACCAGTCCCAATCTGTTCGGGGCGCAGCAGCCACAGTCAAACATTCCACAGAACCAAGCAGCATTTGCCAACTTCGGAGCGTTCCAGCAGCAGCCGTCACAGAACCAcagcaataataataataataatattaacaaCAATGGCAGCGCGTCGGCTTTTGATTTGTTTCAATGA
- the LOC108155730 gene encoding nucleolar protein 56, translating to MSILYVLYEHAAGFSVFSVKEFEEVSMFLPQVESSVTDFAKFNSIVKLAGFAPFKTAIAALENINAISEGIVPQDLLHFLDDFFAKLKKKKCTLGIADAKLGAAITEAIGVQCSQVGVVPEILRGVRFHFAKLVKGFTEQSAGVAQLGLGHSYSRAKVKFNVHRSDNMIIQSIALLDQLDKDVNTFSMRIREWYSYHFPELVKIVPDNYMFAKAAKFIKDRKNLTQDLLEDLEKIVMDSAKAQAIIDAAKMSMGMDISIVDLMNIELFAERVVKLSEYRKKLSTYLHNKMNLVAPNLQSLIGDQVGARLISHAGSLTNLAKYPASTVQILGAEKALFRALKTRSNTPKYGLIYHSSFIGRAGLKNKGRISRFLANKCSIASRIDCFLDQPTSVFGESLKQQVEDRLKFYESGDVPRKNIEVMKEAIEAAGQEAGANGTAAPQSEKKKNKKKKRGAGEDETEANGFSNGNGAAAEAADNGNGNDDGEPKKKKKKKNKNKEAVEA from the exons ATG TCGATCCTGTATGTTCTGTACGAACATGCAGCAGGCTTCTCGGTCTTCTCCGTCAAGGAGTTTGAGGAGGTCTCCATGTTCCTTCCCCAGGTGGAGTCCTCCGTCACGGACTTCGCCAAGTTCAATTCGATTGTGAAATTGGCTGGCTTTGCTCCCTTCAAAACGGCCATTGCCGCCTTGGAGAATATCAATGCCATTTCCGAGGGCATTGTGCCCCAGGACTTGCTGCATTTCCTTGATGACTTCTTCGCCAAGCTGAAGAAGAAGAAGTGCACGCTCGGCATAGCCGATGCGAAGCTGGGAGCTGCCATCACCGAAGCAATTGGTGTGCAGTGCAGCCAAGTTGGTGTCGTGCCTGAGATCCTGCGTGGTGTGCGCTTCCACTTTGCCAAGCTGGTCAAAG GATTCACCGAACAGTCTGCTGGTGTTGCACAGCTGGGTCTGGGCCACAGCTACTCGCGTGCCAAGGTCAAGTTTAACGTCCATCGTTCCGACAACATGATCATTCAGTCGATTGCCTTGCTGGATCAGTTGGACAAGGATGTGAACACGTTCTCTATGCGGATACGCGAGTGGTACTCCTACCACTTCCCAGAACTGGTCAAAATTGTTCCCGACAACTACATGTTCGCCAAGGCCGCCAAATTCATTAAGGATCGCAAGAACTTGACCCAAGACCTGCTTGAGGACCTTGAGAAGATTGTTATGGACTCGGCCAAGGCCCAGGCCATCATTGATGCCGCAAAGATGTCCATGGGCATGGACATCTCCATTGTGGATCTGATGAACATTGAGCTGTTCGCAGAGCGCGTTGTCAAGCTTTCCGAATACCGCAAGAAGCTGTCCACCTATTTGCACAACAAAATGAACCTGGTAGCACCCAATCTGCAGTCCCTGATTGGTGATCAGGTCGGTGCTCGCCTCATCTCGCATGCCGGCAGTCTGACCAATTTGGCCAAATACCCTGCATCGACAGTACAAATTCTGGGCGCTGAGAAGGCGCTCTTCCGCGCCCTCAAGACCCGCTCCAATACCCCCAAGTACGGTTTGATCTATCACTCGTCGTTCATTGGACGGGCTGGCCTCAAGAACAAGGGACGCATTTCGCGTTTCCTGGCCAACAAATGCTCGATTGCATCCCGTATTGATTGCTTCCTGGATCAGCCGACCAGCGTGTTTGGCGAGTCACTGAAACAGCAGGTCGAAGATAGGCTCAAGTTCTACGAGTCGGGCGATGTGCCGCGCAAAAATATCGAAGTCATGAAGGAGGCCATCGAGGCGGCTGGCCAGGAAGCGGGCGCCAACGGGACAGCGGCTCCCCAGTCCGAGAAAAAGAAgaacaagaagaagaagcgCGGAGCTGGCGAGGACGAGACCGAGGCGAATGGCTTCAGCAATGGCAATGGAGCCGCCGCCGAGGCAGCCGACAATGGCAATGGTAATGATGACGGTGAgcccaagaagaagaagaaaaagaagaacaaAAACAAGGAAGCCGTGGAGGCGTAA
- the LOC117187411 gene encoding integrator complex subunit 7-like — translation MSHFSTTRVSSFNEYFLNENEQDPNAVLMELDKGLRSSKQGIQCESIVRFPRLFEKYPFPILINSSFIKLAEFFVSGSNLLRFWILRVCQQSENHLDKILNIDNFVRRIFMVMHSNDPVARALLLRTLGAVSRVIPEKQQVHHAIRRALDSHDTVEVEAAIYASSCFAAQSSSFAISMCAKISDMIESLQVPVPMKLLLIPVLRHMHHDANTAALVNKLCMDLLPKYPAQSFVVAIIDTLTQLSSRTLVGVPGQLEVLLDFMQDLRTLVRIQVLRSFNELAGKKSVHAWPKPVLKALISKFETCISSHEQFLFLSILVKLSECPLTCQQLLREHRVALLRICIQSMSKLDDYTTATQAMAVLSVLAAFGTAQESQVDDILHTVSLHIEGLLLCTARRADCLRHLRRVLAYGIRISQANAEFGATFIEIVSNTLGDNVVYPQANAELICEALVRLCEHFQLRKYAFTTSEGLEEGDDNAMDTDEPSPPKVNPMLARMPIILHKLNKLIDSEDAEQHLRTIEILSVLVFQTTMGCYLPLKVVQCFEKCLDKLNCWTLYKIARSASRYGHHYVAAHIYTSISEIVINDQMHYFLVTLSQISQAECILNYGLDYAHMRDNYAPTAAPEPLIPLMKRLEAACNLYQMARVSMRACSSIQYAISFPQEYLKIRAQFLQTLHLVVTVKNAQVIVPPPAIAGSLAQNSRDYLQKFGHVTNQLRKLVKSLKACEETHARLYKSSFDADNVTLEFLEVAEFQCGLLAHIIESICYATPPEPPVFLTTGEHPETRFFAASCRRMELMHKNLPEELPNAKTISNRHLDVIVAQIEIITKTPLCLPRYFFQILQSTQIKLSVSPQPRSATEPVNVQSGSNLVIKVEGVLQQAGSKQVKHFRRVESVQLSLTSQLVTPPPRCGSELQKTGTSDTVTLNQIVKPQRDFLSGSFLLPISSGGHFQVTLETFVVDEHGTIWCTGPKSSMMVRVLEDPSKPTAPTPSTSQAVGAARRF, via the exons ATGTCGCACTTTAGTACCACCCGCGTTAGCTCTTTCAACGAATATTTCCTCAACGAGAACGAGCAGGATCCCAATGCCGTGCTCATGGAGCTCGACAAGGGCCTCCGGAGCTCTAAGCAGGGAATCCAATGCGAGTCCATTGTGCGGTTCCCTCGTCTCTTCGAGAAGTATCCATTTCCCATTCTGATCAACTCGTCGTTCATCAAGCTGGCGGAGTTCTTTGTGAGTGGCTCGAATCTATTGCGATTCTGGATACTCCGTGTCTGCCAGCAGAGCGAAAACCACCTGGACAAGATCCTCAACATCGACAACTTTGTGCGCCGCATCTTTATGGTGATGCACTCGAACGATCCTGTGGCACGCGCCCTGCTCTTGCGCACCCTGGGCGCCGTCTCCCGCGTGATCCCCGAGAAGCAACAAGTGCACCATGCTATACGTCGTGCCCTTGACAGCCACGACACCGTGGAAGTGGAGGCTGCCATCTATGCCAGCAGCTGCTTTGCCGCCCAGTCCAGCTCCTTCGCCATCAGCATGTGCGCCAAGATATCGGACATGATCGAGTCACTGCAGGTGCCAGTGCCCATGAAGCTGTTGCTCATCCCAGTGCTGCGGCACATGCATCACGATGCCAATACCGCCGCACTGGTCAACAAACTCTGCATGGATCTGCTGCCCAAGTATCCCGCGCAGAGTTTTGTGGTGGCCATCATCGATACCCTCACACAATTATCCTCCCGCACCTTGGTGGGCGTTCCCGGGCAGCTCGAGGTGCTGCTGGACTTTATGCAAGATTTGCGGACGCTAGTTCGCATCCAGGTGCTGCGCTCCTTCAACGAACTAGCCGGCAAGAAGAGTGTCCACGCTTGGCCCAAGCCTGTCCTTAAGGCTCTGATTAGTAAGTTCGAGACCTGCATCAGTTCGCACGAGCAGTTTCTTTTCCTTTCGATTCTCGTCAAGTTGAGCGAGTGTCCGCTCACGTGCCAACAGCTGCTGCGGGAGCATCGGGTCGCCCTGCTCCGAATCTGCATCCAGAGCATGAGCAAGCTGGACGACTATACGACGGCCACTCAGGCTATGGCGGTCCTCTCCGTTCTGGCGGCGTTCGGCACTGCGCAGGAGAGCCAAGTGGATGATATTCTGCATACTGTAAGTCTTCACATCGAAGGCCTGCTCCTGTGCACGGCCAGGAGAGCCGACTGTCTACGTCACTTGCGACGTGTGCTGGCATATGGCATAAGGATTAGCCAGGCGAATGCCGAATTTGGAGCGACATTCATTGAGATAGTCAGCAATACCCTGGGTGACAATGTCGTCTATCCCCAAGCCAATGCGGAGCTCATATGCGAGGCTCTGGTGCGTCTCTGCGAGCATTTCCAGCTCCGTAAATATGCATTCACAACATCCGAGGGACTGGAGGAAGGTGACGACAATGCCATGGACACCGACGAACCGTCGCCACCAAAG GTTAATCCCATGCTAGCCAGAATGCCGATTATTTTGCACAAACTGAACAAGCTGATCGACTCGGAGGATGCTGAGCAACACTTGCGCACGATTGAAATCCTCAGTGTCCTGGTATTTCAGACCACAATGGGGTGCTATCTGCCCCTGAAGGTGGTGCAATGCTTCGAGAAGTGCCTGGATAAACTCAATTGCTGGACATTGTACAAGATTGCACGAAGCGCGAGTCGTTATGGGCATCACTATGTGGCCGCGCACATTTACACGAGCATTTCAGAGATCGTGATAAACGACCAAATGCACTACTTCCTCGTCACGCTCTCGCAGATCTCGCAGGCAGAGTGTATTCTAAATTATGGCCTGGATTACGCCCACATGAGGGACAACTATGCTCCGACGGCGGCGCCAGAGCCGTTGATACCGCTGATGAAACGGCTGGAGGCAGCCTGCAACCTCTACCAGATGGCGCGAGTCAGTATGCGAGCCTGCTCCTCGATCCAGTATGCGATCTCCTTTCCGCAGGAGTACCTCAAGATCCGAGCCCAGTTCCTGCAGACCCTGCACTTGGTGGTGACCGTAAAGAATGCCCAGGTCATTGTACCACCGCCGGCAATCGCTGGCAGCTTGGCCCAGAACTCGAGGGACTATTTGCAAAAGTTTGGACACGTCACAAATCAGCTGCGAAAGTTGGTCAAGTCCTTGAAGGCCTGCGAGGAGACGCATGCCCGTCTCTATAAGTCGTCTTTTGATGCGGACAACGTAACGCTGGAGTTCTTGGAGGTTGCCGAGTTTCAGTGTGGGCTCCTTGCCCACATCATCGAGTCAATTTGTTACGCCACGCCACCAGAGCCACCAGTCTTCCTGACCACCGGCGAGCACCCGGAGACCCGATTCTTTGCCGCCAGCTGCAGGCGCATGGAGCTGATGCATAAGAACCTTCCCGAGGAGTTGCCCAACGCCAAGACCATCAGCAACCGCCATCTGGACGTAATTGTTGCTCAAATCGAGATAATTACCAAAACACCGCTCTGCCTGCCGCGCTATTTCTTCCAGATTCTCCAGTCTACGCAGATAAAGCTGTCGGTTAGCCCACAGCCACGTAGTGCCACCGAACCCGTCAACGTTCAGTCGGGCAGTAATCTGGTGATTAAGGTCGAGGGAGTCCTGCAACAGGCTGGCTCCAAACAGGTCAAGCACTTCCGGCGTGTGGAGTCCGTGCAGTTGAGCCTTACGTCCCAGCTGGTAACGCCGCCACCACGTTGCGGTAGCGAGCTGCAGAAGACCGGCACCAGTGACACCGTCACCCTGAACCAGATCGTCAAGCCGCAACGCGACTTTCTCTCCGGCAGCTTTCTACTGCCCATATCGAGCGGTGGTCACTTCCAGGTGACGCTGGAAACGTTCGTTGTCGATGAGCACGGCACTATTTGGTGCACTGGCCCCAAATCTTCCATGATGGTACGTGTCCTGGAGGATCCCTCAAAACCTACAGCACCAACGCCCAGCACTTCTCAGGCAGTAGGTGCGGCGAGAAGGTTttag